Proteins co-encoded in one Pogona vitticeps strain Pit_001003342236 chromosome 9, PviZW2.1, whole genome shotgun sequence genomic window:
- the GJB3 gene encoding gap junction beta-3 protein, whose product MDWKTLQGLLSGVNKYSTAFGRIWLSVVFVFRVLVYVVAAERVWGDEQKDFDCNHRQPGCTNVCYDHFFPISHIRLWALQLIFVTCPSLLVIMHVAYREDRERKNREKNGENCPKLYSNTGKKHGGLWWTYLLTLFFKLGIEIVFLYLLHRIWDSFDLPRLVKCDLHPCPNTVDCYIARPTEKKIFTYFMVGASALCIVLTVCEIFYLIFKRVVRSVQKIKKNKKSLTYSKASTCPCHSRIEHDGKLKNSTLDALRASAPNLTLI is encoded by the coding sequence ATGGACTGGAAGACCTTACAAGGCCTCCTGAGTGGGGTGAACAAATACTCCACAGCTTTCGGGCGCATCTGGCTCTCCGTGGTCTTTGTCTTCCGCGTCCTGGTTTACGTGGTGGCGGCCGAACGAGTGTGGGGGGACGAGCAAAAGGACTTTGACTGCAACCACCGCCAGCCCGGGTGCACCAACGTCTGCTACGACCACTTCTTCCCCATCTCCCACATCCGCCTGTGGGCTCTGCAGCTCATTTTCGTCACGTGCCCTTCGCTTCTGGTCATCATGCACGTGGCTTATCGGGAGGACCGGGAGAGGAAAAATCGGGAAAAGAACGGGGAGAACTGCCCCAAGCTGTACAGCAACACAGGCAAGAAACACGGGGGCCTTTGGTGGACTTACCTTCTCACCCTCTTCTTCAAGCTGGGCATCGAGATTGTCTTCCTCTACCTCCTGCACCGGATATGGGACAGTTTCGACCTGCCTCGCCTTGTCAAGTGCGACTTGCACCCTTGCCCCAACACGGTGGACTGCTACATCGCCCGTCCGACGGAGAAGAAGATTTTCACCTATTTCATGGTAGGGGCGTCCGCTTTGTGCATTGTCCTCACCGTGTGCGAGATCTTCTACCTGATCTTCAAGAGGGTGGTCCGCTCGGTCCAGAAgataaagaagaacaagaagtcCCTCACCTACAGCAAAGCGTCTACCTGCCCTTGCCACTCGAGAATAGAGCATGATGGGAAGTTGAAGAACTCCACCCTGGATGCCCTCCGAGCCTCTGCCCCTAACCTCACCTTAATCTGA
- the GJA4 gene encoding gap junction alpha-4 protein, translating into MGDWGFLEKLLDQVQEHSTIIGKIWLTVLFIFRILILGLAGESVWGDEQSDFVCNTKQPGCTNVCYDNAFPISHVRYWVLQFLFVSTPTLVYLGHVIYLHRREEKLKEKESELRALQSKDYKVAATLMVLEKKMAKIGVTEDGKIKIRGPLMCTYIASVVFKSIFEAGFLLGQWYLYGFVMKPLYVCQGSPCPHLVDCFMSRPTEKTIFILFMLVVGLISLTLNLLELFYLCGKSLLRNVKESDCCSPSSAPPLPCDANAFPSKLCEMSSAPYPEKSYFCLPMAERHSPSYQAYNKLSSEQNWANFNTEETMALQGQNKPPDVFAPDGSKVWVAQERLPSRPSSSASKKQYV; encoded by the coding sequence ATGGGTGACTGGGGATTCCTGGAGAAGTTGCTGGACCAGGTGCAGGAGCATTCGACCATCATCGGCAAGATCTGGCTGACGGTCCTCTTCATCTTCCGCATCTTGATCCTGGGCCTCGCTGGGGAGTCCGTCTGGGGAGACGAGCAGTCGGACTTCGTCTGTAACACCAAGCAGCCCGGCTGCACCAACGTCTGCTACGACAACGCTTTCCCCATCTCCCACGTCCGCTACTGGGTGCTGCAGTTCCTCTTTGTCAGCACGCccaccttggtctacctgggccACGTCATTTACCTCCACCGGCgagaggagaagctgaaggagaaggagagcgAGCTCCGAGCCCTGCAGTCCAAGGATTATAAAGTGGCGGCCACCCTCATGGTTCTGGAGAAGAAGATGGCCAAGATCGGGGTGACCGAAGATGGGAAGATAAAAATCCGTGGCCCTCTGATGTGCACCTACATCGCTAGCGTGGTCTTCAAGTCCATCTTTGAAGCTGGCTTCCTCCTTGGCCAGTGGTACCTGTATGGTTTTGTTATGAAGCCCCTCTATGTGTGTCAGGGGTCTCCTTGCCCACACCTGGTGGACTGCTTCATGTCTCGCCCCACAGAGAAAACCATTTTCATCTTATTTATGTTGGTGGTGGGCTTGATTTCCCTCACCCTCAACCTTCTGGAGCTCTTCTACCTCTGTGGTAAGAGCCTGCTCCGCAACGTCAAGGAGTCAGACTGCTGCTCCCCATCTTCCGCCCCACCACTGCCCTGCGATGCCAACGCTTTCCCTTCCAAACTCTGTGAAATGTCCAGCGCGCCTTATCCGGAAAAGTCCTACTTCTGCCTCCCGATGGCTGAGAGGCATTCGCCCTCCTACCAGGCTTACAACAAGCTGTCCAGCGAGCAGAACTGGGCCAACTTCAACACGGAAGAAACCATGGCTTTGCAAGGCCAGAATAAACCCCCGGATGTCTTTGCCCCGGACGGCTCCAAAGTCTGGGTCGCTCAGGAAAGGCTCCCAAGCCGGCCGAGTAGCAGTGCTTCCAAGAAACAATACGTCTAG